The following nucleotide sequence is from Aspergillus nidulans FGSC A4 chromosome I.
CACTGGAAGACGCTATCCGTAAAGAGAGCGAATTGACTCGCCAACCTTTCGAGCAGGAGCTCAAGGATTTGGATGTAATGCTTGGGGATGTCTCTTCCGGGAGAGGTTCTGAGATCGATTCTGCAGAGCGCCCAGGGGAGGAGGCTTTTGAGAAATCTGAGCTTCCGAATGGAGATACCGACAGTACGAATATGGATCCCAATTCTACGGCCAAGATGAAGTCTACAGAGGAGGTTTTAGAGAGCACGGAAACAAATACCCCTGGGGCAGAACCTTCCAAACTCACTGGATCTCAGGCCGCTCAGGCGGCTGCTACGGAAAATACCCCGGTGGACGTGCCGATGTCAGACGCTTCCACTACACAGCCTCCAAATGAAGCACAAGCAGCTATTACCCCTGaactagctgaagaaccaggaGAAGCACCAGTAATTCAACAACAAACAAACCAAACTCCTCAAGTGCCACTGTCGCCTCCTGCCCTTGAGACCGATCAGCATCACCCGCTGGCTCGGGGAGGCATCCAATGGTATATGCAGCCTTTTGATCCTATGGGAACCACCATTCATGAGGAACGATGGACGGGTCGGGAGGTTATGCGTGGCCTAAGTGAGGAACTCAGCGAattggatgaggaggaactgAATGACCTtgttgacgaggatgagTTGGAAGAAAATGCTACTGGGACTGGCGTGTTCGCCAACCGCGCGCCAGACAGCTCGCGCGGAGAGCAAGGGGTGAAGGTCCATCGGACGCGGCGTAGATGGCGTGGCTTCAAATGATGTTTGCTTACTAGCAGTGTTTAATGGCCTCATTATAGCCTCTACATGTTGAGTTGATTTCGCTTGAATTACAACAGGCAGGCGTTCAAGGAAGCTTTGCATTTCTAGCTCTGATAATATCTATTCAAGGTTATCCCATGGGATGAAAGCAATAGCCAATCTCTTTCCTCGGCCTATCTCAAATTTTTGACAATCCTTTTACAGCCGTAGCTGACTTGGTAGCCTCGCTTTTCTGGCATCCAATAGCAATAAGAGCCGCGTGATTCTGGAATTCGCTCACCGCTTTCCAGCCTGAAGTGCCATTCGTGCTGCTCCCGGCTGCTGATTATTCCTCctttcatcatcaacatcgcctCCCCATcccttctttcatctctccttcttcttttctttatttctcctttctcttttgttTGCCAGGCTTCAATCCGGCAACAATATCGCAGCTTTGTTCTAGTTGCTCAACGGATCGCCCCTTCAAGGTATTCTCTCGCAGTGTTTATGCCGGAATTTTCTGCGCTTGCCCAAACATGACCGCGCTTTGTGTTACGCGCCCTCATCACATATAATTCATGTCCTAACTCTTCACGACGGCTTAGTCAATCATCTCAAAATCCATCGTCATGTCTGCCGAATACGAGCACGAAAACGGCCGTTATGATGGTACGTAAACTACTGTCGCCATGGAAGCGATCTCGATGGCATGGGTCTAACTTCAGTTCTTAGACGAGCCACGCTTCGCTCGCGACCGCAGCGCCTCTCCCCGTGATGAGCCGCGAGCCGATCGTGCCCGTAGCCGTTCTCCAAACGGTCGCCTTGACGAGCGGTATGTCGTCCTTTAGCATCGGCTGGAGACAATACGCGAGCATATATGCTGACGCTCAAATATCAGTGGTCCCATTGATCCCCGCAAgcagcttgatgatgacgagggTGCTGTCAACACTGGCTCTAACCTCTTCGTCACCGGAATCCACCCACGTCTGACTGAGTCCGACATCTCACGTCTGTTCGAAAAATACGGAGATGTTGAGAGCTGCTCGATCATGGTCGACCCTCATACTAAGGAGTCCCGAGGCTTTGGCTTCGTCAACATGGTGACTGCTGAGCAGGCAGATGCAGCCAAGGAGGGCTTGCAAGGTGAGGTTATTGAAGGCCGCACTCTAAGCATTGAAAAGGCTCGTCGTAGCCGTCCTAGAACCCCGACTCCCGGTAAATACTTTGGACCTCCCAAGCGTGGTAAGTCACCCTTTAGACCGCCGACGTGTCTCGGCTAATATGTATAACAGAGTTTGGTGGACGCCGAGGTGGCCGTGGCGACCGCTACGATGACCGACGTGGCGGCTACGGAGGCGGAAACTGGCgccgtggtggtgatgaCTACCGCGGCTACGGCCGCTACGACTCCTACAGCGACCGTCGCGACTACGGCGGCCGCGATTACCGTGATTATGGCCGTCGCGACTACCGTGACGACTATGCAGGCGGCCctggtggcagtggcagtggtggaTACCGCGGTGGAGCTGACCGCTACGCCTCCGGTGGCCGTGAGGAACGGTACGGTCGTGATGAACGCCGCGATGATCGTCGTGACGAACGCCGTGGTTACTATGACCGTGATGCTAACCCTCCTAGTTACGGACATGGTGCTCCTTCACGCGACCCTTACCCCGGCCGTTCTTATGAACCTCGTGGTGGGGAAGATCGGTACGCCGGAAGGTAGGTCGATATTCGCCGGTGTTCAATAAATGCCTTTCCGCTTGGGCAGGGTGGCACACGACTCGAGGCTTTTTCCTATGTGTCTTTCTCGGCATCCTACCCTTTCCCTTTCCCCCTTGTCTTTAATGCTGTATTCCTTTCACCCCCACTTCTTATGTTCCTCGGTATGAtctttttctgttttctcGGATGGCACGATTCGTTGGGACCGACTCAACAAGTCAACGCTTGGGCGTCAtttatgttttttttttttttttttacggAGAAAAGTCATCGAATTCACAAATCCTGTTGGGCGAACTCGGAACGTCGTCAGCAAGCGGCCCATTCGACTGTTCCAGTCCTGCAGTCGGGACCTGGATAAAGGCTCGAAGATCTGATCGATACCCATCGGACGCAGGCTGATGTTTCTATGTTATTTCGCTCGATACACCGGAATCTATGGCGGCAGGGAAGTGCAGGGTTTCTTATCAACGTTGTAATTCCTCGATTGTCAGATGGGTCAGCACTTCTACATTTTCAGCTTCACCGGAAAATTGGTCGTTATCACGCTAGTCAGCTGTTCGCCTTTGTTTCGTCTTATACAACATTTTCTACGTAACGACTCGATTGTATTCGGCCAGGAGCACATTAAATCTGCCATGCATGCACTCTCATTCGCCCTCATCAAACAAGCAGACGACATGGAGTTCGGCCGTCACTCGCCAGTCCGCCATACCGTTTGTGCCTGTAGTACAGCCAGCGCGAGGAGCACAGCAGCTCTCGCCCTAGATGTCGACTTCCAAGACAGGCCCAACGTAACCGAGGACCATATCATATTTCTCAATTCTGTCTTGCCTTAATGAGGACTGGTCTCTCGAAAGGTAAGTTATGACGGCAACTGCTAATACAAACCCACCAGGCACACCGCTGTTGCCGTCGTCGTATTGTGATTTGAGCTCTGGGTGCAACCCTTTGCGCTACATCCTTGAAAGCTCTTTATGTGGGATGTTATTGGAATAATATTcctattgacgaggttgctAAGGTTACTAGTTTTTACGCACACACTACGGCACACGTCTTGATGTTCTACCTCCGTTGTAGTCTCCCACGGCATCGCTCCTGTTTATGTCTCATCTCTGCGTTGCACTAACCAATGCCCCAGGAGACGCATATCCTTATAAGTTTCCAGCACTGGATTCTCTTTCGTCAATACCTCCAGGGATCGGGTTAATATATTTGTCTTGACTAGAGCTAGAGATAGAAACGCCACTTATTTGCCAGATTTTCCGTGTCCATTATTGATTTGACACCATCAAGGTCTAGCTCTTTCCGCGGCTCGTAGGCGGCATCAGCCGGCCATATGACAGTCTCGTTTTGCGTCTCCTTATACAAGTTCTTCACCTGCGCGAAATGGGCACCCTGTAGCACCAGGCCGTTTTTGGCATCGAATAAATGAGTACCAAGTAATAAGGTGGGGCGCAAGAACGGAGTGCGGGCTCCATGGTAAAGGTAGAAACAGGAAGCGCTGCGTTTGCTCTTCATGCAACAAACAATAGCCTATCTCTCTCACCTTGACCAGCCGCAAAGCCCATTCGCCTTACACAATGGTGCAATATACAAATACGTAGTAACCAAACTCAAGGCTAAGTTCTAGCCGATTACTCCGGCGCGTTCCCCGACTGAGGACCCTCGACCTCATTACTCTTCTGTATGAGGAACTCCCCCAGCACGCGCAGGGGGTTCGCAGGTCTGTTACATAGGTTAGCCAGACGCAGAAACTTAAGAAGCCAACCCTCAGGTATTTATAGAACTACTATGGGCTCATACTGCTCCTTTGTGACCGTTTTCATCCCTTCCAGCAAATACGGCACGATCTTCTCGTTCATGTAGACGCGCGCTGGAGCGCCGCCAGGGCGGACTGTTGAAGCGATCGGGTCAGCGGCTGCGGTGTGCGCGGATCCAGTCCCGGCTGAGGACAACTGGCTGGTTTCGTTGACCATTAAGTTTGTATTTGGATTCGGCTTTGGAGTTGCTGTTGGGGGAAAGTCTTGTGGTTGTGCGAATGTTGGCTGTGGTTGCGCTGGCGGGTGCGTTGTTGAAGTAGTGGTTGGCGTGAAACCAGAGTTGGAGTTGGGATTGAAAGTTGGAGAATGCGCGATTAGTGTAGTATTTGACTGGCGAGAAGTTATAAGAATCAAATCAATTGGAAGTTAATGAGAGGAGGTGGGTTATTCGAGGAATTTAAAAGCTAGAGGAATTGTTGGGCAGTATTTGACATTGGGCGGGCGGAGAGGACGGCGGAGAGAGGTGGACCGTAGTAGTATGGACTTACTGTTGGGTTGTCAGTCATAGCTGTTGACCATATGGCATCAATGACCAAAAACCTGTCACTATCATCGAAAAGATCCAGATTCTTTGTGAGATGCTGTGCTTATATGCCAGTTTTTCTTTCAGCATACACGATCGAATTGGATTGGTTCTTCCCCTTTTGCAGCTAAATTGAGCACGTGACCTCGTGTTTCGCCGACACGTGCTGGCGTATCACTTCACGCTCTGATCGAAAGTCTAGGGGAGAACAGGCGACGACGGGTCGTTGCTAGGAGATCTCGGTAACTGTTGTCTGTTCTGCTCTTTACAGTTGCTCTTgtcttccttcctttctctaATTATCGCGGTGAATTGTGCCTGGAATGCCCTCGGTTGGTCCGagatatttatatatattgatAACGCGCGATTACCTTATTTCGCTTTAGAATCCGATCGCTAAGTCGCGCACATTGCTCGCAGGATGTCCCTGTTTGATTATTGGGACACAAATCGCCCATCGATAAAACGCCGAAAGCTCGCAACTGAAGTGCCTTTGCCCTTAATAAAGACCCAACGAGACATCGCTGAAGTCCCTAAGGAGCCGCCATCAGACGAAAGTCAAAACCTCGAGACCGAGGACTTGGTGCGTCTCGCCTCGGCGGATGAAGGACCTTTAAATGAAAAAGATAACGGTGCTATTCCAGGCAGCCAGACTGAGCTCGAgtctgctcttcctcccgtCGAAGCTGATACCAAAGCAATAGAGGAGTATGAGTTCTCACAGAAATCCGGggacgacgaggaaaagGAGTTGTCTTTACAAGTGAGAATGCGGGACGGCAAATGGCGGAAGGGAAAGAGTTCGATATATGTCGATGCGTTCAATCTTGCTCTGGACACAGTTTTAGCTGAGGAAGCGCATCTTTTCAGTAAAGCTGAGAAAGAGGTCTTTCAGCATTGGCGGGAGTTGTCGTATGAGTCGCAGTATCTGTACGTCCCTGAGATCCTCGCTATGTTGCTCTTGGAGACTAAGGGTAAAAGTGTGACTGACTGGTCAGATATGTCCGCCTCTTTTTGCGCAAGACCTCTGCGTGGCATCGAGTCAATAAATTGGCCTACTACTCAGATATTGTTGATGTGCCGCAAGTTGTAGCCGATTTGCAGAAGACTAGAGAATTGTCTAGCTCTGGGGCTTCAAACGAACAGAATACGTCAGACACATACTCCTCATCTGATATAGGTCTGACTGGCGATTTCCGCTTTGCCAATACAGTAGATGAGATTACTACTGTGGAGGAAGCGGCGTCACTACTACTTCTTGATGAACTCAAGATTCTCGCGAAGGAGGCTAAGGTGCAGGGAAAGTCTAAGCAAGAGCTGATAACTGCTTTGCACAAGTCAAGCCAGAAACAGACAGGGCTTGAGTGGAATCCTCTAAATAACTCAAACCGGAAAGAGCATTTTGTCAAGAAGATTTTAAACTACACGGGAGATTGTATACGGCTGGCCCCCGGCCCTCATGCACTCTTTGAGCGAGTACATCTCGTCTTCTACCGATCCACGGAGTGGACGGAGAAATCCCTCACCACCATTATCCTTGCGAAGATTTCACGCAGGAATTTTCCCGAATACGTCGTCTGCCGCTCAGGCTCAATCTTTCCATCAAGAGAGATTCTCTTAGAGTTTGAATCGGCTTTGCGGACTCAGTACAAGATAGACAACTTCCTCGAATTCAGCGGAACACCGACGAAAAGCCGGCTACAGGAGATCAAAGACCTGGCATATGAAATCTATCCCCGATGGAAGATGCTTCTCGAGCAGGAGCAACAAAAGGAAGATACTAGCTACGAGTGTGGAGAGGGCGCATACCTTCGCCGCTTTTCGCCGGCTTGGGTGTACACTAGGATCTTGCACAAGGGACTCCTCCCTCTTGGTCGTTTCAAAGAGCATAAAGAGGAGCATAAAATGTTGTCTGAGCTACTTGCCCAGCGGCTATTCCATCCCGCCAGACGCGGCGCTTGGTACCAACGCAGAGCTCTCTTGGAAGAGCACTACATGTGGAGCCTGACACCGTTTGAAGGGCGCAACGAAGAAGCCCAGAAGAAACACTGGAAGCGCATCGCCCTGCGCACATGCGAGGAAGGCCTTGAGGATCCATTATGCCAATTAATTTACCATCACGACTTGCAGAAGCGGATCCAGAAGCTAGAAAAGGCGCTCAAAATCGTCAAACGGGAGCAGCACGATTTTGGGCACGTTGCGCTTAGCAAGCCAGAAGAGCGTATAGTTGAGGGTATCCAAATCGAACGAGAAAATTCCCCAGTTCGGACCCCAACATTCATCATGGACCACAACGAGGACGCTCTCACTCCACCACCCAAACGCAGCGGACCTACCATCTGGATCGACGAAcatggagatggagcagaaTGCCGCGTCGAAGCCATGTGCCTCAGTTGGTACCGAGACCATGGCTGGAAGGGATATCACTCTGAGGGTGGTATTTTGCGCACCCTAGTAAGCGTCCTTTTTCTATCATAAACGTACCCATATATCCACCTATACAAGAACTAACCATAAACAACTCAGTTCGCCTATCTCTTTTACGACATAATCTTCACGTACATTCCCAATGTTTTCCAGACAATCTTTCAAAGTTGCCCCTTAGACTTGCACACAGACGCCTTCTACCCCTCCCGCGCGTCAGAGATAAACCACCGTCTTGTGCAGATTGCTAACGGCGACGCCACTTCCCTAATCCACTCCGTTCACGCCCGGTACTCAGAGACACAGCCCTGCGCCATCGGCCTCGACTGGTCGTTCCCGCTTGAGGATTTGCTCGAAATAGCCGAATGTTTCAAGGGGGAAGCGCTGGCTGCCATCTGTAAGATTATGGCACAGGAGTATCAGGCGCGCGGTGGCGGTGTGCCGGATTTATTTCTTTGGAGTGTTGAACGAAAAGAGGTGTGTTTTGTGGAGGTGAAAAGTGCTAATGATCGGTTAAGTGATACACAGAGATTGTGGATTCATGTGTTGCTCGGATTTGGGGTGAAGGTTGAGCTTTGTAATGCAGTTGCTAGAAAGGTTAGGAGGGTTTGAAGCGGGCATACGCTTGAGTTTACATGGGGTCGGTGGTTAATAGCTCGTAGATGAGATTTAGACATATACTATAGATAATCAAGAGACAAATATGCGACCCCAGCGGCAATAGTCATATATCCTACCACGATAAAAAGCAATTAGTTCAAGAAcgttttctttttatttcaCCGACTTGTGGTAAGTCATAGTCTTGCTAGCATTGATGATCCTAACTAAGCCCAGCACCGCTTCTCTCCTTTCAAGCAACCATCCATTTCGGAATGATCACGAAACAGAAAGAGACGATATTTGAACGGCGCGACCTCGACCTGTCGAGAAAGCTCAACCCAACCCAGACCTGGAATATCACACACTGAGCTGATACAAAGCTCACCGCTTAAGCAACCATGGTGCTGGCAGTAGCGGACTCGTACTTCCAGGTGGGGGGGAGGACACCGACGGTCTTGTAGTAGCGGGACAGACGGTGGATACGAGACTCAATGAGAATGAGGCGGAACTTgctgtccttgtccttgcgGTTGCGCTCAAGGTGCTTGCGGACGGCGACGGCCTGAACAAGGTAATTAGCGGGGCCTGAAAATAGCTGAAGACCGAAGTAGTTTACCTTCTTGATGAGGTGGTACAGGTCCTCAGGGATCTCGGGGGCAAGGCCTGTGGGACATCACTCTGTCAGCCTTTGTTGACCAAGCAGAGGCATAACCGCAACTGCATTTCTGCGAGCTGGGTGGCTATTACAATGGTGTGCTGGGAAGGTCGGGTTTGTCGCGAGATTTGGAACGCAGATTCGTGCTAGGTTGTCAAGGGTTCATCGAGACGGATTGTAGACCTGCTACCGGTCTTCGCTCCATCTGCATGAAGTCTCCTCTTTTATAGAAGCAAACGGTTCGACCTAGTCCTGCTGCCCCAAATCTCCGACGCAGAATCCTCTCTTCGCCCAGCACAACCAGACTACGCTAAGGAATCAAAGGTGATGTCGTACCGTTGGACTTCAGAATACGGAGGATCTTGTTACCTGCGACTTGTTAGCACACAAATCCATCTTCCCAGTTCCCGAACAGGAAAATCTTACCAGTGACAGTCTTAACCTGGGCAACACCGTGGCTGTCACGAAGGACAACACCAATCTGGGAGGGAGAAGCACCCTTACGGGCGAGCTTGCAGATGTGGTCGACAACCTGCTCAGGAGTGATCTTGACCCAGGGAGCGGGGGTGCGAGAGTAAGGCAGAGCAGAGGAGGCAATGCCCTTTCCCTTGGAGTGAAGACGACCCATTGTGAGTGTTGAGGTGAGTGGTGTGTGAGGTTGTCGGACGGGTTGCGGTTATTGGCGATAGCAAGTCGGTCGGAAAGGAAGTCGAGCGAATCTCGAATTTCGCGACATCGAAGGTTTAGAATTGATGTGGGGATAGGTCACGTGAAATAACTTATTGTGGGTCACGTGGTCTGGTTTCGCTTAGCGTTTAATGATTTTTTCTTGTCTTTATCACTACGACCGCTCCTATTCTGAATTGGACTGTCACAGCAGAAGATCCTGTCGGTCGGTCATGGGGCATTTTCCCTTTGACCACAAGAAAGACATCGATGCTATGCTACGTGTCTATtagagaggaagagagagaagggagaagagacgAAAGAAGTTTGTGATCCGCTCTGGGTTGCATAAAAGTCCAGGTAAGCTTCTCCAACACCTACCTCTCTCACCTTTGCATGATGAAACACACCTTTTCTTTCAATAATTTCTGGTACCTCTTATGTCAGGGTCTCAGTCCTCGTGATTGAGCCCAATGATCTAA
It contains:
- a CDS encoding fanconi-associated nuclease 1 (transcript_id=CADANIAT00007463) gives rise to the protein MSLFDYWDTNRPSIKRRKLATEVPLPLIKTQRDIAEVPKEPPSDESQNLETEDLVRLASADEGPLNEKDNGAIPGSQTELESALPPVEADTKAIEEYEFSQKSGDDEEKELSLQVRMRDGKWRKGKSSIYVDAFNLALDTVLAEEAHLFSKAEKEVFQHWRELSYESQYLYVRLFLRKTSAWHRVNKLAYYSDIVDVPQVVADLQKTRELSSSGASNEQNTSDTYSSSDIGLTGDFRFANTVDEITTVEEAASLLLLDELKILAKEAKVQGKSKQELITALHKSSQKQTGLEWNPLNNSNRKEHFVKKILNYTGDCIRLAPGPHALFERVHLVFYRSTEWTEKSLTTIILAKISRRNFPEYVVCRSGSIFPSREILLEFESALRTQYKIDNFLEFSGTPTKSRLQEIKDLAYEIYPRWKMLLEQEQQKEDTSYECGEGAYLRRFSPAWVYTRILHKGLLPLGRFKEHKEEHKMLSELLAQRLFHPARRGAWYQRRALLEEHYMWSLTPFEGRNEEAQKKHWKRIALRTCEEGLEDPLCQLIYHHDLQKRIQKLEKALKIVKREQHDFGHVALSKPEERIVEGIQIERENSPVRTPTFIMDHNEDALTPPPKRSGPTIWIDEHGDGAECRVEAMCLSWYRDHGWKGYHSEGGILRTLFAYLFYDIIFTYIPNVFQTIFQSCPLDLHTDAFYPSRASEINHRLVQIANGDATSLIHSVHARYSETQPCAIGLDWSFPLEDLLEIAECFKGEALAAICKIMAQEYQARGGGVPDLFLWSVERKETNMRPQRQ
- a CDS encoding DPY30/SDC1 family protein (transcript_id=CADANIAT00007462), with product MTDNPTSNTTLIAHSPTFNPNSNSGFTPTTTSTTHPPAQPQPTFAQPQDFPPTATPKPNPNTNLMVNETSQLSSAGTGSAHTAAADPIASTVRPGGAPARVYMNEKIVPYLLEGMKTVTKEQPANPLRVLGEFLIQKSNEVEGPQSGNAPE
- a CDS encoding RNA recognition motif domain-containing protein (transcript_id=CADANIAT00007461), whose protein sequence is MSAEYEHENGRYDDEPRFARDRSASPRDEPRADRARSRSPNGRLDERGPIDPRKQLDDDEGAVNTGSNLFVTGIHPRLTESDISRLFEKYGDVESCSIMVDPHTKESRGFGFVNMVTAEQADAAKEGLQGEVIEGRTLSIEKARRSRPRTPTPGKYFGPPKREFGGRRGGRGDRYDDRRGGYGGGNWRRGGDDYRGYGRYDSYSDRRDYGGRDYRDYGRRDYRDDYAGGPGGSGSGGYRGGADRYASGGREERYGRDERRDDRRDERRGYYDRDANPPSYGHGAPSRDPYPGRSYEPRGGEDRYAGR
- a CDS encoding ribosomal 40S subunit protein S13 (transcript_id=CADANIAT00007464), whose protein sequence is MGRLHSKGKGIASSALPYSRTPAPWVKITPEQVVDHICKLARKGASPSQIGVVLRDSHGVAQVKTVTGNKILRILKSNGLAPEIPEDLYHLIKKAVAVRKHLERNRKDKDSKFRLILIESRIHRLSRYYKTVGVLPPTWKYESATASTMVA